One Caulobacter segnis genomic window carries:
- a CDS encoding putative sulfate exporter family transporter, producing MTAAALRLSAGRLGPGLMAGVLLAVLAKLLATSLHAPAPLIAVVLGMMLGALGLQAQLGAGLDVFAKPGLRLGVAMMGAQISWAEFAALGGPAILASGVVVLGGLAIGAAAGVALGLPFAEALIAAAACSICGASAALAASQAAPASPANQRTTALVIVGVNLLSTVAMLAYPPLANALGLTAHQAGVFFGLSIHDVAQVAGAGASVSPEVAGTAALAKLARIVWLGPAVVLIGLVLTRGKDGGVVSGLKAPPLFVLGFFALAAARGLNLIPPALVSTLMACSSFLLLAGVGAISAKLGPKALLEVKPKLAVMLGTVTVAVAVLAYALTRIFF from the coding sequence ATGACCGCCGCCGCGCTCAGGCTGAGCGCTGGCCGTCTCGGCCCCGGCCTGATGGCCGGCGTGCTGCTGGCGGTTCTGGCCAAGCTGCTGGCGACGAGCCTGCACGCCCCCGCGCCGCTGATCGCGGTCGTGCTGGGCATGATGCTGGGCGCGCTGGGTTTGCAGGCCCAGCTGGGCGCGGGTCTCGACGTCTTCGCCAAGCCCGGGCTTCGACTGGGGGTCGCCATGATGGGCGCCCAGATCAGCTGGGCCGAGTTCGCGGCCTTGGGCGGCCCGGCCATCCTGGCCAGCGGCGTCGTGGTGCTGGGCGGCCTGGCCATCGGCGCGGCCGCCGGCGTGGCCCTGGGGTTGCCGTTCGCCGAGGCCCTGATCGCGGCGGCCGCCTGCTCGATCTGCGGCGCCTCCGCCGCCCTGGCCGCCTCGCAGGCCGCGCCGGCCAGCCCCGCCAACCAGCGCACGACGGCGCTGGTCATCGTCGGGGTGAACCTGCTCTCGACCGTGGCCATGCTGGCCTATCCGCCCCTGGCCAACGCGTTGGGGCTGACCGCTCACCAGGCCGGGGTGTTCTTCGGCCTGTCGATCCACGACGTCGCCCAGGTGGCCGGCGCCGGCGCCTCCGTCTCTCCCGAAGTGGCCGGCACGGCGGCCCTGGCCAAGCTGGCCCGCATCGTCTGGCTGGGCCCGGCGGTGGTGCTGATCGGCCTGGTTCTGACGCGCGGCAAGGATGGCGGCGTCGTCTCGGGGCTTAAGGCGCCGCCGCTGTTCGTGCTGGGCTTCTTCGCCCTGGCCGCCGCGCGCGGCCTGAACCTGATCCCGCCCGCCCTGGTCTCCACCCTGATGGCCTGTTCCAGCTTCCTGCTGCTGGCGGGCGTTGGCGCGATCTCCGCGAAGCTGGGGCCCAAGGCGCTGCTGGAGGTCAAGCCGAAGCTGGCCGTGATGCTGGGAACGGTCACGGTGGCCGTCGCGGTCCTAGCTTATGCCCTGACGAGAATATTCTTCTAA